The stretch of DNA GGCCTTCTGGCTGTCCGTTGCGAAGCAAGGGTGTTGTGTTATTAAAATGCATGTcaattttttctcccgttgcaacgcacggacttaTGTGCTATATATACTATTAAAGgaggatcgaacgtcgtgatggttcgacctcgaTCCCGCACCGAGGAAATCGCTAGGAAAACAATCCACCCGCACGCCTTGTTCGCTAGCTACTCCTCCATCTCATGCGATACACGCGGAAAAACCCAGAGAACAAACGAACCGGTTCAATGAACCTCTACCCCACGATCCGGTAACCCGCACAACATGGCATGCGAAAAGCAACGACCAGGCACACACGTCTCACGCCCCTATCTGCTAGCAACCTCCTCGCTTGCTTCAAAAAAAAGCAACCTCCTCGCTCCTCCCCATCCCATCTATCTGCTGAAAAAATCGCCACGCCATCCACGCCGCTCACGATCCCCGCTGCGGCGCCTGCGTCGATGGGCTCCCCTCGGTCCTCCTCCACCAAGCACCCGCCCTCCCATGGTCGTGGTCCATCCTCTACCAAGCTGTTGATTGGGAGTCCCTTGAGGCCTTACCACGACCATGGAATCCCTTGCCCTCGCCTGCGTCAATGGACCCGCCCGTGACCGGACCGAGAGCATGTTATCGCACTCCTCGTCTTCTCCAATCGACACACCCCGCCGCTCCGACACGGGCGCATCAACGCCGGAGCTCCCCTGCTCAGCTTCGCCGTGCTGCTCCCCTGCTCTCCCGCacgtcctcctccgccgccggggATGCCTACGCCACCGCTCCctcctgcctcgcgcagctcccctGGCCCCCTTGCCTGCCTCCCAAATCTCCCCTCTTTCACCCCCAAAGTTGTTTCTTCTTCCTCCCGCTGCGTCTCCTGCTTGCGCGCTGCGGCGACACCTCCTCCTCGTTGCCCCCGACGCCGGAGGAGGCACGGGGAAAGCAACAGTGTCTCGCGCTGCGCTTGCGCCACCTCGGGTGTGCGTGGGCCTACGGGTCGGTCGCCGCCTCGGCCGTGCGCCAGTCCgcaaaggaggaggaaggggaTTCCGTTCGCCGCCAAGGCGTACTGGGTATGCTCCTCGAGTCCCCGCTCTTCAGGCCCCTCCTCACCCCCCTCATCAAGAAGCAGAACAACATGACGCAGGTCCTCTCCTCCCTTGTCAGCTTTCattttgtttgaaattattttggcCAGCAACTCCGTGGTTTGCTTCTGTTGATTCTGGTCTTGTTATGTTGGGGGCGAGCAGATGCTGTAGCGCACGGGGATCCCCGACCGGCCCATGTTCTTCCCGGAGTACCCTCTCTCTGTACAAGCAAAAGCAGCTATGAGAAACTTTTCATTCAGTCAAGTTCTACTGATTTTTAGTCTTCTTGAATTTTGTATAGTTGAGATAGATGTTCTACTTCTTTCATTCAGTCAGGCTCTACTGAAACATTTTGCAGAAACAATGTACTGCTGAAACTGAAAAAAGGAACAGAAACATAAATGTTCTGCTGAAACTGAAAAAAGGAACAGAACCACACCTGAATAATTTATACTCATTCTTCAATAGATTTAAAAATGTTCAGACTTTGGATGTTCACTGAAATAATAAATCTTGTCTTTCCTAAAAACTGAATTTGTATATTAAGTCTTTGCTAAAGAGAAATAGTAAATCTTATCATAACAAATGCTCATTCAGAAGTGTTCAGAAATCTTCAGTTTTTTATCCTGAAATGTTCAATTTTTTGCTCTCTAAATTGTGTGCCTTTATTGCTCATTTAGTGCTCAGTACAATATTCAGTTTGAGTAAAATTCAGTTCTTGTGGTGAGTTGAAGAGCATTGCTCCGTGCCTTGCTAtgcctagtgtgtgtgtgtgtgtatatatatatatatatatatatatatatatatatatatatatatatacggtggCGCTAAAGTGAGCGTGCGCGCAGAATGCTAATCCTACGCTCCGGCCAAGTCGTGCACCCGCTAAACCGGTCAAACCAGTGACTTCCCTCCACTTGCTAGTAAAAGTCCATGTAAAAATAGTAACACAATTAAATTATTACCATCAACATGCAACTACGGTTCGCCTGGCCAGGTACTCCCTCCACTTGCTAGTAAACTTAGTGGTAAAAATTGTAACGGGATTATAATGGTTACCATCAGTATGCACATGTGCGCTCCCTAACATTCTGCTAGTAAAATTCATAGTAAACATAGTAACAACAATAAAATCCTTACTGCTAGTAAAATGGTTACCTAAAAAGTAGCTAGATAGTAATTGCATTACTACTACCTATTGTAGGTTTACTACCTAACTGAACAAAGCTATTAGCTACTAGCTAGGTAATAATTGATTTACCACTACCTTCTCATAGGTTTACTAGCAATTCGTAGGAACATCTGACCCAGTCCATTGATTTCATTACTACTATTTGTGTTACTGCATCCCATATGAACCATTACTAGAATATCATCATGGATTTACGTTTGATTTGAGGTAAATATGCTTTATAGTAATGTCCTTACTACTAAGTGTTCCACTTTTACGTTCAAACATGCATGGCTCCATGCGGGACGGGTGGAGGGGTGGTTGGCTTAATTAAGCGCACGCTATGGCCGGCGCGTAGGATAAATAAATTTATGCTCATGCttagtttatatatatatatatatatacatatatatatatatatatacatatatatatacatacatacatacatatatatatatatatatatatatatatatatatatatacgcgttattcgtcaccctgggtgaggaatagttattcttcacccctctctattttaccatctatgcaccgtaattttacgttccgtaagttttgtcttatttccgacataaaaaaagaccgtaagaaaatatataatcgtcgtgaaaaatattttatattatgtaaaattacaaatgtaaaaacatagtgtaaaatacacataaattgcaaattttcttgtcttatgacctatatttttattttcttgttccaaattttacgtagtgaatcaatatgaatgtaactatttgaatttcaaATGTAATTTAATTATAAAATAAtcctaagattacctcgggtgaagaataaataATTTtgcaccctggatgatgaatagtatcactatatatatatatatagtgatactattcatcacacatggtgcagaataagttattcttcatccgaggtaatcttacgatgatttcataattaaattacgtttggaattcaaatagttacattcctattgattcactacaaaaaatttggcataagaaaataaaaattagGTCATgaaacaagaaaatttgcagtgtatgtgtattttacactatgtttttacgtttgtaattttacataacataaaatatttttacgacgattatatattttcttacagtCTCTTTTTACGTTGGAAATAAGATAAAACTTACGGAATGTAAAATTacagtgcattgatggtaaaatagaggaggggtgaagaataactattcctcatccaggatgacgaatagcgcgacccatacatatatatatatatatatatatatatatatatatatatatatatatatatatatatatatatatacctctattttaccatcaatgcaccataattttacgttccgtaagttttgtcttattttcgacgcaaaaagggaccgtaaaAAAATATATAATCTCCATAAAATATATTTTATGTTACCTAAAATTACAGActtaaaacatagtctaaaatacacataaactgcaaattttcttatcttataacctatatttttattttcttatgtcaaattttatgtagtgaatcaataggaatgtaactatttgaattccaaacttaatttaattatgaaatgatcgtaagattacctcgggtgaagaataacttattctgcaccctggatgatgaatagtaacactatatatatatatatatatatatatatatatatatatatattacaaataAATCCCCAATTTATATAGTCCATCCCACGTGGTGATGGTTGGTGTGTCTCTGTCCGGCGATTGCGGGGGCGATCGCGATCTGGCGAGGCGCAACCTAGGGTTTCTTCGTCTTCCTCGTCCAGAGTTCGGATTCTTTACGAGTTCCTTCGGTTTTTTTTCTCCCTACCCATCCACCATAAGCCTTCTGCGTGTTCCCCTAGAGCGCGTGGTCGTAAAACACTCAAACCCTAGGAGATGTAGGGGGTGTGGAGGCGGAGGGAGGAGTGATGGAAGGGGTAGCTGGGTTGATGAGGGGTCTGAAGCTTTCGGATGAGGAGAGGAAGGGAGCCAGGATCAGGATCTCGGGGAAGGAGAAGGGGAAAGCCGCGACGGCACAGGCGGTAGGCAAGGTGATGTCGGAGAGGTTAGCGCATCCGGATGCGATCTGTCTCACGCTGGGGAAGATCTGGTGCCCGATCAAGGGGACCGATTGCAAGGAGATAGGGGTGAACCAATTCTTGTTCACGTTCCATCAAGAGATGGGGAAGAGGAAGGCGCTCGATAATGGCCCCTGGATGTTCGACAAGGACCTGGTGGTGATAGAAGATTATGATCCTAGTAAAAGGCCGGAGGATTACCAGTTTAATAATATCCCGATCTGGGCTAGGGTTTTAACCTACCCCTTGGTATGATGAATGAGGaatctgctgaagacattggtaatTTAATCAGCCGTTTTGAAGAGGCAGACACTGGTGCTGATGGTAACACCATTGGAAAATATCTGAGGATCAAAGTTCGTATGCGCATTGATAAACCGATCATGAGGGGTTTCACTCTGAACAAGGAGTCGGAGGGGGAGGAGATGAATGATAAGCAAATGGTAGCTGTAGGAGGGGAGGTGGAGGTTGAGAACGGCAGGTGGTGTAGATTTGAATATGAATACCTCCCGGATTTCTGTTACACTTGCGGCGTCATTGGTCATGGGGAGAAGTACTGCTCGGTCAAGCTGGCGAAGGGAGAACAATAAAAGTTCAGGAGGTGGCTCAAAGCGGACCTGGGACAGAGAAGGGGTGATGTAGATGATGGAGTGTGGAGGAGGAGTAGCCGAAGTACAGGAAGAGGGGGGCTTTTGGGTCCAGTAGGTCAGGAGGTCGGTCGAGCAGCGGCAGTGATAGCTTATCGTGGCGTAAGAGTGACTCGAAGTCTGAAGAGGGAGGACGGGAGGGGACGGACAAAGGGGAGGAGGTCACTAGCCCTCAGAATACCACAGccccgaagaagggaggaaggctgaAGAAGTTAGATCTTCACGAGGGAGCTACTGTTCATAAGTTGGATGAGACGGGGAAGGGATGTGGCTCTGGTGCCCTACAAACTATTGTTACCAGTGATAATACCTTTGCACTTTCTGGGCAGGAACAGATTGGTAATGTCTTGGAGGGGGAGGGCGGCAAGACTGATCCGTCCAATGACGAGAAGGACAAGATCCCAGAGGGTAAGAGATACAAGAAGAAGGGGCGAGACAAGGTGAGGGCGGATTGTAATCCTGCGAGGGAGGCGGTCCTTGGtcagaaaagggggggggggcagaaGGGGAGGAGGAGATCACTGAGAAGAGAAGTAGAGTGGAAGGAGGGTTAGGCGTGGTGGGAGGATGTCAACATGCACAAAGTGAGGACACAAATAATTCTACATCGGCTGGGCTGCCAGAGCAGACCCGCCGGGAGCCATGAAAATTGTAGGATGGAACTGTCAGGGACTCGGGAACGGCCCAGCAGTTCGCAGCCTCCTTGAGTTGGGGAGGGAGGAGGATCCCGACGTGGTGTTTTTGGTAGAGACAAAAATGACTGAAAAGGAGTTGGAGAGGTTCAGGTGGACACTTGGGTTGCCCCATTTGGTAGCCTGGAACTCGGAGGGAAGTAGGGGGTGGCACTTTTTGGAGAAGGGGTGTCGACGTGACATTGCGATCTTATGGCCGGGGGCATGTTGATGTGGATGTGGTGGAGGAAGATGGTAGGGTGTGGCGGTTAACGGGTGTTTACGGAGAATCTGCAGCAGAGAGGAAGGTGGAAACGTGGAGAGTGATGAAGCTTTTTGCACAACAACACCAAGCAGGGAGGCCATGGCTTTGCTTGGGGGATTTTTAACGAAATCCTTTCATCGGATGAGAAGATCGGAGGTGTTATCCGACCGCAGTGTCACATGGATCGGTTTCGAGAAGCTTTGGAGGCCTGTGAGCTCTGTGATataggatatgaaggagataagtaCACTTGGAGAAATCATAGTAAGGAGATCAAAACGTATATTTGTGAGCGCCTGGATAGGGCCACGGCAAACTCCGCTTGGTGTGAGTGGTTGTCTGAATTCAAAGTGATCAATGCAGGCCCTCGGCATTCGGATCATAGACCAGTGATTGTTTCCACGGCGGGGGAAAGTAGAAGAAGATTTGCCAGCGGAGACCGTGGCTTTCGCTTTCAGGCCTGGTGGTTACAAGAGGAGGGTTGCAGTGCAGAAGTTCAAGGGGCGTGGGAACAAGGCTGCCTGGAGGGAAGAGGGGATGTCGCTACTGCGATGCGGAGTGTAGCTGGGAGGATGAAGAAATAGGGGAAGGAAGTGGCGGGGGAATTGGAGGGTCGGCTGAAGAAAGCGCGTGGGAAGCTTGAGAGTTGCATGAGGGCCCCAGTGTCGGAGGAGAAAGTTAGGGAATAGGCGAGGCTAAGATGTGTGGTGGAGGACCTAGAACACAAAAAAACACCAAAGCGAAGCAACTATCACATGTAACTTGGCTGAAGGACGGGGATAAGTGTACGCGCAACTTTATGGCGGTGGCGTCAGCGAGGAAGAAAGCTAATAGAATTAAGATGCTGAAGAAGGAGGATGGGACGGAGATGAAGGAGGGAGAAGTTTTAAATAACTATGTGCTCTTTTTTTCCAGGACCTATTCACTTCTGCTGGAGGTAATCGCATGAACGAACTGCTCACCAAAGTGCAACCCTGCGTAACAGAGGCCATGAGGAACATCCTCGAAGCGGAAGTGACCAGAGAAGAGGTCAAAGCAGCGCTCGATCATATTGGGGATCTCAAAGCCCCGGGACCTGATGGTATGTCCCCAATTGTTTACAAAAAACATTGGCACTTCATGGGGGATAAAGTGGTAGATGAAGTGATTTCAGTCCTAAAGGGGGGTCAAATGCCAGACGGGTGGAATGATACGGTTGTTGTCCTCATACCCAAAGTTAAAAACCCGAGCAGGATCAAAGATCCGAGGCCTATTAGTCTATGCAATGTAGTCTACAAGCTATGCTCTAAGGTGATTGCCAACAGACTGAAACTTGTGCTCCCGGAAATTATTTCAGACAATCAGAGTGCCTTTGTCCCCAGTCGCCTCATTACCGACAATGTGCTTATAGCATATGAGTTATCGCATGTCCTACTGAACAAGAAAAGAGGAGGCGAGGGCTTAGCGGCAGTGAAGGCGGATATGAGCAAGGCTTACGATCGCGTTGAATGGGACTTCTTAAGGGCAATGCTCCTCAAACTTGGGTTCGGTATCAACTGGGTTGATCTTGTGATGAAATGTGTAACTACTGTCCATTATCAAATCAAGATCAATGGTGAGTTAACTGAGCAGTTCACCCCCACCCGGGGGTTATGTCAGGGTGACCCATCTTCATTGTACCTTTTTGTCATCTGCGCGGAAGAGCT from Triticum dicoccoides isolate Atlit2015 ecotype Zavitan chromosome 6A, WEW_v2.0, whole genome shotgun sequence encodes:
- the LOC119317779 gene encoding uncharacterized protein LOC119317779, which produces MDPPVTGPRACYRTPRLLQSTHPAAPTRAHQRRSSPAQLRRAAPLLSRTSSSAAGDAYATAPSCLAQLPWPPCLPPKSPLFHPQSCFFFLPLRLLLARCGDTSSSLPPTPEEARGKQQCLALRLRHLGCAWAYGSVAASAVRQSAKEEEGDSVRRQGVLGMLLESPLFRPLLTPLIKKQNNMTQML